A part of Helicobacter ibis genomic DNA contains:
- a CDS encoding potassium channel family protein produces MFFDKFRKFIHWDTSQKPDIDLSGMLYEQLKPFRLPFILLFLGILLSTLGYMVVTDYTLIEAFFQSSYTFTTTGFGALKEDQFDAMDVFYTAIVMLSGSAVLSFCVIGVIDILNRGKLVLVIKERNMIYKIARLKNHFVICYHNEYSIQLAQQFRKAHIPFVVVDNNPALEDIALKYNYPFFINEDPHLETAMLKCHLSSARGVITLSSNVADNIAQVASVRLYEKELGRKPYFIIGNANNIEEEEKLKKLGADCVVSPSRLFAQRVNAMATNPDMENLLERFAYQKDTPLDLEEIAIPRYSWLVFKKLKEAHVREITQTSVVGITQKDGKFISMPSEDTIITSGSKLLVIGTSQGVRLTKQLISKKDKPEELKYV; encoded by the coding sequence GTGTTTTTTGATAAGTTTAGAAAATTTATCCATTGGGATACTTCTCAAAAACCAGATATTGATTTATCTGGTATGCTATATGAACAATTAAAGCCTTTTAGACTTCCATTTATTTTATTATTTCTAGGAATATTACTTAGTACACTTGGTTATATGGTTGTTACAGACTATACTTTAATAGAAGCATTCTTTCAAAGTTCATACACATTTACAACCACTGGTTTTGGTGCTTTAAAAGAGGATCAATTTGATGCAATGGATGTATTTTATACAGCTATTGTTATGTTATCTGGTTCAGCTGTATTGAGCTTTTGTGTGATTGGTGTGATTGATATTTTAAATCGTGGAAAATTAGTTTTGGTAATAAAGGAGAGGAATATGATATATAAAATTGCAAGACTAAAGAATCATTTTGTAATTTGTTATCACAATGAATACTCTATACAACTAGCACAACAATTTAGAAAGGCACATATACCATTTGTGGTTGTTGATAACAATCCTGCACTAGAAGATATAGCTCTAAAATATAATTATCCATTTTTTATAAATGAAGATCCACATTTAGAAACCGCTATGTTAAAGTGCCATTTATCAAGTGCTAGAGGTGTTATAACCTTATCAAGTAATGTGGCTGATAATATAGCACAAGTTGCTTCTGTTAGGTTGTATGAAAAGGAGCTTGGTAGGAAGCCTTATTTTATAATAGGGAATGCAAATAATATAGAAGAAGAAGAGAAGTTAAAAAAGCTAGGTGCTGATTGTGTTGTATCCCCTTCAAGACTTTTTGCTCAAAGGGTAAATGCTATGGCTACAAACCCAGATATGGAAAATTTGCTTGAGCGTTTTGCATACCAAAAAGATACTCCTTTAGACTTGGAGGAAATAGCAATTCCAAGATATTCTTGGCTTGTGTTTAAAAAGCTAAAAGAAGCACATGTAAGAGAGATTACTCAAACTTCAGTTGTTGGAATCACGCAAAAAGATGGTAAGTTTATTTCAATGCCAAGTGAAGATACAATAATTACAAGTGGTAGTAAATTATTGGTTATAGGGACTTCTCAAGGTGTTAGGCTAACAAAGCAGTTAATATCTAAAAAAGACAAGCCAGAGGAGTTAAAATATGTTTAG
- the cutA gene encoding divalent cation tolerance protein CutA, which produces MPSLITLTTTTTKENAKKLESVVIKSALSACIQKIEVASVYVWGDKVENANEIKLIFKTSKTEIENLIALIKANHEYENPEIIYTKVKVSKKYKKWYKDSIEALKRANIL; this is translated from the coding sequence ATGCCAAGCCTAATCACGCTAACAACCACAACAACAAAAGAAAATGCAAAAAAACTAGAATCTGTCGTTATTAAGTCTGCACTAAGTGCATGCATACAAAAAATCGAAGTAGCAAGTGTCTATGTTTGGGGTGATAAGGTAGAAAATGCTAATGAAATTAAGCTTATTTTTAAAACATCAAAAACAGAAATAGAAAATCTAATAGCTCTAATTAAAGCAAACCACGAATATGAAAACCCAGAAATAATATACACAAAAGTTAAAGTATCAAAAAAGTATAAAAAGTGGTATAAAGATTCAATAGAAGCTCTAAAAAGAGCTAATATTCTTTAG
- a CDS encoding M3 family oligoendopeptidase, with the protein MSKVDVWDLKPLFKDKKTLLAQMQQTIQDSKDFEETYKGKLQNINSKDFQSVIEKYEANYQAISQIMTYSFLLFASDTSHGAFYSQCELECNKAQESLLFFELEFNSLGDTKKQEIIKSSPKYSYYLELLMQYSKFQLSLLEEKVLLKVRPAGSELFSRLFDEHFSKLKFKFDNKLLSEEEVLSLLYSKDRKIRKKASISLSKTLKDNIDLLTYILNAIRKDLKITKELRGYESLEHSRHISNQTTQKSVDCMVDTINENVKIVEEYYKIKSKILKIKNLQDYDRYAPIPSKDNTEFDYITSKTLVLETFQGFSNKFYKIAKEAFENGWIDSHPRDRKRGGAFSHGATPNAHPYLMLNHTNQRRDIFTMAHELGHTIHQKLSYSVGYLNADTPLTTAETASVFAEMLLFDKLKNQISDDEKISLYAGKLEDIFATLFRQNVFTNFERRIHNKEGELSSDEISNIWQEENQKMFGDSLKLSDNYKLWWSYIPHFIHSPFYCYAYSYGQLLVMALFGLYKQNKDDFIPKYERFLSLGGSKSPKELVEIFGFDIEDRDFWKIGIKEVKDMLDELKTIINKGKTC; encoded by the coding sequence ATGAGCAAGGTTGATGTTTGGGATTTAAAGCCACTTTTTAAAGATAAAAAAACCCTATTAGCACAAATGCAGCAAACAATACAAGATTCAAAGGATTTTGAAGAGACATATAAGGGCAAACTGCAAAACATAAATAGCAAAGACTTTCAAAGTGTAATTGAAAAATACGAAGCAAATTATCAAGCAATTTCACAAATAATGACATATTCATTTTTGCTATTTGCATCTGATACTTCACATGGAGCATTTTATTCACAATGTGAGCTAGAATGCAACAAAGCCCAAGAATCTCTTTTGTTTTTTGAGTTAGAATTTAACTCACTAGGTGATACAAAAAAGCAAGAAATAATAAAATCATCACCAAAGTATTCATATTATTTAGAACTACTTATGCAGTATTCTAAATTTCAATTAAGTTTGCTAGAAGAAAAGGTATTACTAAAAGTCCGTCCTGCTGGATCAGAACTATTTAGCAGACTATTTGATGAGCATTTTAGTAAATTGAAATTTAAATTTGATAACAAACTCTTAAGCGAAGAAGAGGTGCTAAGTTTGCTTTATAGCAAAGATAGAAAAATAAGAAAAAAAGCTTCAATCTCACTAAGCAAGACATTAAAAGACAACATAGACTTACTAACATACATACTAAATGCAATAAGAAAAGACCTAAAGATTACAAAAGAGTTAAGAGGCTATGAATCTTTAGAGCACTCTCGCCATATAAGCAACCAAACAACTCAAAAAAGCGTTGATTGCATGGTTGATACAATAAATGAAAATGTAAAAATAGTAGAAGAATATTACAAAATAAAATCAAAAATACTAAAAATAAAAAATTTGCAAGATTACGACAGATACGCACCAATCCCATCAAAAGATAACACAGAGTTTGATTATATAACCTCTAAAACATTAGTGCTTGAGACTTTTCAAGGATTCTCAAATAAATTCTACAAAATCGCAAAAGAAGCATTTGAAAATGGCTGGATAGATAGCCACCCAAGAGATAGAAAAAGAGGAGGAGCATTTAGCCATGGAGCAACTCCAAATGCACACCCATACTTAATGCTAAACCACACAAACCAAAGAAGAGATATATTTACAATGGCACATGAGCTAGGACACACGATTCATCAAAAGCTATCATATAGCGTAGGATATCTAAATGCTGATACTCCACTAACTACCGCAGAGACTGCATCTGTATTTGCTGAAATGCTACTTTTTGATAAATTAAAAAACCAAATAAGCGATGATGAAAAAATATCTCTTTATGCAGGTAAATTAGAAGATATATTTGCAACACTCTTTAGGCAAAATGTCTTTACAAACTTTGAGAGAAGAATCCACAACAAAGAAGGCGAACTAAGCAGTGATGAAATAAGCAATATATGGCAAGAAGAAAACCAAAAAATGTTTGGAGATAGCCTAAAACTAAGTGATAATTATAAATTATGGTGGTCTTATATACCTCATTTTATACACTCTCCATTTTATTGCTATGCTTATAGCTATGGGCAATTACTTGTTATGGCACTTTTTGGTCTTTATAAACAAAACAAAGATGATTTCATTCCAAAATACGAAAGATTCTTAAGTCTAGGTGGAAGTAAATCACCAAAAGAGTTGGTAGAAATATTTGGCTTTGATATTGAAGATAGAGACTTTTGGAAGATAGGAATAAAAGAAGTAAAAGACATGCTAGATGAGCTAAAGACAATAATCAATAAAGGAAAAACATGTTAA
- a CDS encoding YdcH family protein, with translation MLHEYRDEISVLKQENAHFAKIFDEHNELDQKIQNISEGREHASDAELGELKRKKLVLKDEAYAMIMEYKKTH, from the coding sequence ATGTTACATGAATATAGAGATGAGATCAGTGTGTTAAAGCAAGAAAATGCACATTTTGCAAAAATTTTTGATGAGCATAATGAGCTAGATCAAAAGATTCAAAATATTTCAGAAGGCAGAGAACACGCTAGTGATGCAGAATTGGGTGAGTTAAAAAGAAAGAAGCTAGTGCTTAAAGATGAGGCTTATGCGATGATTATGGAGTATAAGAAAACTCACTAA
- a CDS encoding methionine-R-sulfoxide reductase: MQYNKLTPQEEYIIINKGTERPFSGEYENFFEDGIYVCKRCDSKLFTSESKFHSNCGWPSFESCIKDSIIETLDSDKIRMEIICANCKGHLGHVFRGEGFTETNTRHCVNSLAIKFIKNEK, from the coding sequence ATGCAATACAACAAGTTAACACCGCAAGAAGAATACATAATAATTAATAAAGGGACAGAGAGACCATTTAGCGGAGAATATGAGAACTTTTTTGAAGATGGAATTTATGTATGCAAAAGATGTGATAGCAAATTATTTACTTCAGAATCTAAGTTTCACTCAAATTGCGGTTGGCCTAGCTTTGAATCTTGCATAAAAGATTCAATAATAGAAACATTAGATAGCGATAAAATAAGAATGGAAATAATATGTGCAAACTGCAAAGGACATTTAGGGCATGTATTTCGCGGCGAAGGATTTACAGAGACAAACACACGACATTGTGTAAATTCTCTAGCTATAAAATTTATAAAAAATGAAAAATAA
- the truA gene encoding tRNA pseudouridine(38-40) synthase TruA, with translation MNIAMILSYDGSYFNGFQSQSDKSGVYDFLQEKLNSVGIFNKFQASGRTDKGVHANYQVISLNIPSFHKNLESLKEILNNKLYPKVRIKKMLKVDSNFHARYSAKKRSYCYIISTKYSPFLANFSHYHKLENPKLLKDSIKLLEGIHDFSSFMKKGGSGELNQTRIMYKTRILKYKDFYVFYFCSNGFLRSQIRLMVGYLLEIDKNTKSIESLKDALLNKSQQSILKAQANGLFLNKVYY, from the coding sequence ATGAACATAGCCATGATTTTATCCTATGATGGAAGCTATTTTAATGGCTTCCAATCACAAAGTGATAAAAGCGGTGTGTATGATTTTCTTCAAGAAAAACTAAACAGTGTTGGTATTTTTAATAAATTCCAAGCAAGTGGCAGAACAGATAAAGGTGTGCATGCAAACTATCAAGTAATCTCACTTAATATCCCATCTTTTCATAAAAACCTAGAATCCCTAAAAGAGATATTAAACAACAAGCTATACCCAAAAGTAAGAATAAAAAAGATGCTTAAAGTAGATTCTAACTTCCATGCTAGATATAGTGCTAAGAAGCGATCATATTGCTATATTATCTCAACTAAATATTCTCCATTTCTAGCTAACTTTTCACACTACCACAAACTAGAAAATCCAAAACTACTAAAAGATTCAATTAAGCTCTTAGAAGGGATTCATGATTTTTCTAGCTTTATGAAAAAAGGTGGAAGCGGAGAGTTAAACCAAACAAGAATTATGTATAAAACGAGAATCTTAAAATATAAAGATTTTTATGTTTTTTATTTTTGTAGCAATGGATTTTTAAGGTCGCAAATTAGACTTATGGTTGGGTATTTATTAGAAATTGATAAAAACACAAAAAGTATAGAATCTCTAAAAGATGCTCTCTTAAACAAAAGCCAACAAAGCATACTAAAAGCACAAGCAAATGGGCTATTTTTAAACAAAGTGTATTACTAA
- a CDS encoding prepilin peptidase produces MYILIFLLGISFGSFLNLLIYRIPKNLSIIIPNSYCNNCKTPLKLLAKIPLISYFTHNRCACGYKVPFYYFIHELLAGILCVMLYYFFGVFGLLYFLLFLFFYCLAFIDYILLEIPSVLNFLVFFLAIATQYQSLYDCIINSLLFMGFISFLKIFLESILKKEVLGEGDIIIFGTIGASFDTLHAMICIFISALYALLFMIFYKKQIIPFVPFLFLGFFSVFFVKYAFQINLGFLF; encoded by the coding sequence GTGTATATTTTAATATTTTTGCTTGGAATTTCTTTTGGCTCATTTTTAAACTTGCTAATTTATAGAATCCCAAAAAACCTATCAATAATAATTCCAAATTCTTATTGCAATAATTGCAAAACACCACTAAAGCTCCTAGCCAAGATTCCTCTAATATCTTATTTCACTCACAACAGATGTGCTTGTGGGTATAAAGTTCCTTTTTATTATTTTATCCATGAACTATTAGCTGGAATATTGTGCGTAATGCTTTATTATTTCTTCGGAGTATTTGGGCTTTTATATTTTTTATTATTCTTATTTTTTTATTGTTTGGCATTTATTGATTATATTTTACTAGAGATTCCAAGTGTATTAAATTTTCTTGTGTTTTTCTTGGCCATAGCAACGCAATATCAGTCCTTATACGATTGTATTATTAATTCATTGCTATTTATGGGTTTTATAAGCTTTCTAAAAATATTTTTAGAAAGCATCTTAAAAAAGGAAGTCTTAGGCGAAGGAGATATTATAATCTTTGGCACAATAGGAGCTAGTTTTGATACATTGCATGCCATGATATGTATATTTATTAGTGCATTGTATGCGTTATTGTTTATGATTTTTTATAAAAAACAAATAATCCCATTTGTGCCATTTTTATTTTTGGGATTCTTTAGTGTATTTTTTGTAAAATACGCTTTTCAAATTAATTTAGGATTCTTGTTTTGA
- a CDS encoding HdrB C-terminal domain-containing protein, with amino-acid sequence MDSLVLLQNNFYKNGSSILTQTLQQLTKKLNIQTDEIKTIQLGNKLLSLDESYYINLISLLTQVSKDGNKLIIYDSQSLIEIIKLFKKLYEDSDFKEDLEQSIKQSIDVISLENTIKFIPEIILQALNQNIDSINIGRWNGFKCGFIIDRELEGLIKELKILEQLELTTGLKILPFFSESYDYLLSTNEELAYKMASKIYYEMVDSGIDFIMSVNIGNFELFDTHALELKKATHRDDENIPVLFIPQVILALFKDSNKESLLFNKHKITPQML; translated from the coding sequence ATGGATTCTTTAGTCTTATTGCAAAATAATTTTTATAAAAATGGCTCATCAATACTTACTCAAACTCTACAACAACTAACAAAAAAGCTAAATATACAAACAGATGAGATAAAAACAATACAACTTGGTAATAAATTATTGTCATTAGATGAATCTTATTATATAAATTTGATAAGTTTATTAACACAGGTTAGCAAAGATGGAAACAAGCTTATTATATATGATAGTCAAAGTTTAATCGAGATAATAAAATTGTTTAAAAAATTATATGAAGATTCTGATTTTAAAGAAGACTTAGAACAATCAATCAAGCAAAGCATAGATGTTATATCACTTGAAAATACAATCAAATTCATACCAGAAATAATCCTACAAGCACTAAATCAAAACATAGATTCAATTAATATTGGTCGGTGGAATGGCTTTAAATGTGGATTCATCATCGATAGAGAGCTAGAAGGCTTGATAAAAGAGCTAAAAATACTAGAACAACTTGAATTAACCACAGGACTTAAGATACTTCCTTTCTTTAGCGAAAGCTATGATTATTTACTAAGCACTAATGAAGAATTAGCCTATAAAATGGCGTCTAAAATATACTATGAAATGGTAGATAGTGGGATTGATTTTATAATGAGCGTAAATATTGGTAATTTTGAACTATTTGATACACATGCTTTAGAATTAAAAAAAGCAACACATAGAGATGATGAGAATATACCAGTGCTTTTTATCCCGCAAGTCATACTTGCATTATTTAAAGATTCAAACAAAGAATCTCTTTTATTTAACAAACATAAAATAACACCACAAATGCTATAA
- the argJ gene encoding bifunctional glutamate N-acetyltransferase/amino-acid acetyltransferase ArgJ, with protein MFSIFPIEGGVCAANGFFADGISAGLKPNCEVDVAFIYSTSMCEVECLFTKNNFYAAPIAHYKMQEEKLKDDFKTNFVLINSKNANALTGDVGIMNIESIMSNLSKRFTEIKNPLMSSTGVIGVQLPVEKICESLSKINLNSKNNDNAKHAIMTTDRYPKSIAFEVVLDDNRSFKIGAICKGAGMINPSLATMLCFITTDALVPKNNLKEILQKNAYMTFNAISVDGDTSTNDTIMLLSNGQSGIYDKEAFSFALYKIMEYLSLEVVKDGEGATRVVAFEVLEAHSDDEAMVCAKALSNSLLVKTALFGCDPNWGRIASTIGASGVKCDAKRLQIFFDKVCVYKDGEIYFDRDNEEKAAKVLQKDSYKITCKLGTGNGSFTAYGCDLGHEYVKINADYRS; from the coding sequence ATGTTTAGTATATTTCCAATTGAAGGTGGAGTGTGTGCGGCTAATGGTTTCTTTGCAGATGGGATTAGTGCTGGGTTAAAGCCAAATTGTGAGGTTGATGTAGCTTTTATTTATTCTACAAGCATGTGTGAAGTTGAATGTTTATTTACAAAAAATAATTTTTATGCTGCACCAATAGCTCATTATAAAATGCAAGAAGAAAAGTTAAAAGATGACTTTAAGACAAATTTTGTGCTTATAAATTCCAAAAATGCAAATGCCTTAACTGGTGATGTTGGAATTATGAATATAGAATCTATCATGTCTAATTTGAGCAAAAGATTCACAGAAATTAAAAATCCATTAATGAGTTCTACTGGTGTAATAGGTGTCCAACTACCAGTAGAAAAAATATGCGAATCTTTAAGTAAGATAAATTTAAATAGTAAGAATAATGACAATGCAAAACATGCAATAATGACTACTGATAGATATCCAAAGAGTATCGCCTTTGAAGTTGTATTAGATGATAATAGAAGCTTTAAAATAGGGGCTATATGCAAGGGTGCGGGCATGATAAATCCATCTTTAGCTACTATGTTATGTTTTATTACAACAGATGCACTTGTGCCAAAGAATAATTTAAAAGAGATTCTGCAAAAAAATGCATATATGACATTTAATGCAATTAGCGTAGATGGCGATACTTCTACAAATGATACTATTATGCTTTTATCAAATGGACAAAGTGGAATCTATGATAAAGAGGCATTTTCTTTTGCTTTGTATAAGATTATGGAGTATTTGTCTTTAGAGGTTGTAAAAGATGGTGAGGGAGCTACTAGAGTAGTTGCATTTGAGGTGCTAGAAGCACATAGTGATGATGAGGCTATGGTTTGTGCTAAGGCTTTGAGTAATTCTTTGCTTGTTAAGACTGCTTTGTTTGGTTGTGATCCAAATTGGGGTAGGATTGCATCTACTATAGGTGCAAGTGGTGTAAAATGCGATGCTAAAAGACTTCAAATCTTCTTTGATAAAGTATGCGTTTATAAAGATGGTGAAATTTATTTTGATAGAGATAATGAAGAGAAGGCTGCAAAAGTCTTGCAAAAAGATTCATATAAAATTACTTGCAAACTTGGAACAGGGAATGGTAGCTTTACTGCTTATGGGTGTGATTTGGGGCATGAGTATGTAAAAATCAATGCCGATTATAGAAGTTAG
- the rpmB gene encoding 50S ribosomal protein L28, giving the protein MAKRCFFSGKGPMVGNNVSHANNKTKKRSLPNLRTVRIKLEDGTTTKIKIAASTLRTMKKHS; this is encoded by the coding sequence ATGGCAAAGAGATGTTTTTTTAGCGGTAAGGGACCTATGGTAGGAAACAATGTAAGTCATGCAAACAATAAAACAAAAAAAAGATCATTACCTAATTTAAGAACTGTTAGAATTAAATTAGAAGATGGGACAACTACTAAAATTAAAATCGCTGCTTCTACTTTAAGAACTATGAAGAAACACTCATAA
- a CDS encoding DedA family protein encodes MQETIDLIIKYGYVILFLYSLGGGFVALIGASVLSWAGKMDLTLSIIVAVIANFLGDLLLFYLTRYQKESMLSYIKKHKRKIAYINILMKKYGSIILIVQKYIYGIKTLVPAAVALTKYSFIKFNIYNAIGAIIWGISVGLLGYFLGEFIVNLVDTLSAYPYIAPIFIFVIFGILWLWLSKVSKK; translated from the coding sequence ATGCAAGAAACAATTGATTTAATAATTAAATATGGATATGTAATATTATTTTTATACTCACTTGGAGGTGGATTTGTAGCATTAATAGGTGCAAGTGTGCTAAGTTGGGCTGGAAAAATGGATCTGACACTAAGCATAATAGTAGCAGTAATTGCGAATTTTTTAGGAGATTTGCTTTTATTTTATCTAACAAGATACCAAAAAGAAAGTATGCTGAGCTACATAAAAAAGCACAAACGAAAAATAGCCTACATAAATATATTAATGAAAAAATATGGCTCAATAATTCTAATTGTACAAAAATATATATATGGGATAAAAACTCTAGTCCCCGCTGCTGTGGCACTAACAAAATATAGCTTTATAAAGTTTAACATATACAATGCAATAGGAGCAATTATATGGGGTATTAGCGTTGGATTATTGGGATATTTCTTGGGTGAATTTATAGTAAATTTAGTTGATACGCTAAGTGCTTATCCATACATAGCGCCTATTTTTATTTTTGTTATTTTTGGGATATTATGGCTATGGTTAAGTAAGGTTAGCAAAAAGTGA
- a CDS encoding LptF/LptG family permease, translated as MRVKNYIFQNFAQIFFPIFLVLFFIASVIVFIRISSVTFVVKISFFELFALYFYTMPLMVFFVIPITFFIASTLSLSKLCYDYELPVLFSLGLNPQHIVRIFAPIAFLASFSLLILSLILTPLSDKAYRSFIDSRKSSISLNLKSGEFGQRIGEWLVYVKSSGDDIGKYKDIVLLSFSKEGGLILAHDAHLYNNQSNLEALLRDGMIYRLSNNEVEKITFDKLILRNNINSNNNENLSIFEYWNIAFSKQEEQKKRLRNLSLYILMSISPIISLYFYLLLGVKNPRYQKNYTTAQIMLIIGIFYGFIYAISNYLPIVGTILFPIAWFVAGYIAYKKTIGRFY; from the coding sequence TTGAGGGTAAAAAACTACATTTTTCAAAATTTCGCACAAATATTTTTTCCTATATTTTTAGTGTTATTTTTTATTGCCTCTGTTATAGTATTTATTAGAATCTCAAGTGTTACATTTGTTGTGAAGATAAGTTTTTTTGAGCTTTTTGCTTTATATTTTTACACCATGCCTCTTATGGTGTTTTTTGTCATACCAATTACATTTTTTATAGCCTCCACATTATCACTCTCAAAGCTGTGCTATGACTATGAACTACCTGTATTATTCTCACTAGGGCTAAATCCACAACACATAGTTAGAATATTTGCCCCCATAGCATTTCTTGCAAGTTTTTCGCTTCTTATTTTATCCTTAATCTTAACTCCTCTTAGCGATAAGGCATATAGAAGCTTTATTGATTCAAGAAAAAGTAGCATTAGTTTAAATCTAAAATCAGGTGAATTTGGACAAAGAATTGGAGAATGGCTAGTATATGTAAAAAGTAGTGGCGATGATATTGGTAAATATAAAGACATAGTTTTGTTGTCCTTTAGCAAAGAAGGGGGATTGATTTTGGCACATGATGCACATTTATACAATAACCAATCAAACTTAGAAGCATTACTAAGAGATGGCATGATATATCGTTTATCAAACAATGAAGTAGAAAAAATAACATTTGACAAACTAATCTTGCGAAACAATATAAATTCTAATAACAATGAGAATTTAAGCATATTTGAATATTGGAATATAGCATTTAGTAAACAAGAGGAGCAAAAAAAAAGGCTAAGAAATCTAAGCCTTTATATACTTATGTCAATTTCTCCAATAATTAGCCTTTATTTTTATTTATTGCTAGGGGTTAAGAATCCAAGATACCAAAAAAACTACACAACAGCTCAAATAATGCTAATTATAGGAATCTTTTATGGCTTTATATATGCAATATCAAACTACCTACCAATAGTTGGCACGATTTTATTCCCTATTGCTTGGTTTGTAGCAGGATATATTGCATACAAAAAAACCATAGGCAGATTCTACTAA
- a CDS encoding DUF5644 domain-containing protein, which produces MEVKLDLELFRFDIKTDYLPYYSKLQISIQDNQNLLDLLNLIKLKIRDYGYKEYGFKIYDVVVFDFSITIDELIKKFGKRIIINPLHQRLVTKDLIINEEPFLENISKLEQYGLSEDRDFIASFIPYAYATPLSLEYDSYLGEVFFAIAYSLYQTNRNKEILNIVSNMSNGIFNAQNIETYTYPCDTKIDKYIHEFQELILKEHSTKELQTFKSKLLTN; this is translated from the coding sequence ATGGAAGTAAAACTAGACTTGGAACTCTTTAGATTCGATATAAAAACAGACTATCTACCATACTACTCCAAGCTACAAATAAGCATACAAGACAATCAAAACCTGCTTGATTTACTAAACTTAATAAAGCTAAAAATAAGGGATTATGGATACAAAGAATATGGATTTAAAATCTATGATGTAGTTGTATTTGATTTTAGCATTACAATAGACGAGCTAATAAAAAAATTTGGAAAAAGAATCATTATAAATCCCCTACATCAGAGACTTGTTACAAAAGATTTAATAATAAATGAAGAGCCGTTTTTAGAAAATATATCCAAACTAGAACAATATGGCTTAAGTGAAGATAGAGATTTTATTGCTTCATTTATACCATATGCCTACGCCACTCCGCTTAGCTTGGAGTATGATAGCTATTTAGGAGAAGTATTTTTTGCTATTGCATATTCACTATATCAAACAAATAGAAACAAAGAAATACTAAATATAGTATCAAATATGTCAAATGGAATCTTTAATGCACAAAACATAGAAACATATACATATCCTTGTGATACCAAAATTGATAAATATATACATGAGTTTCAAGAATTAATACTAAAAGAACATAGCACTAAAGAACTGCAAACTTTCAAATCAAAATTACTAACAAACTAA